From Leptolyngbyaceae cyanobacterium, a single genomic window includes:
- a CDS encoding phage tail protein: MTPSNYRPSIALKLASMQPPEASEASALASFSANSKEQPVANNLLLRPGEPGEMLVQLENLSARPLRWKLEIEGDFAKSWCNWHQEEAEEINANGKLEKSLIFQVPENFFEDRLALRDDRTRLQINYEAQVNVYLEEGTQQQLIGYRIFNLCIRPGSSYLNFLPAIYREIDFMERFISIFEQAFDPSVQTIDVLWAYLDPLTAPEAMLPFIAQWVAWPIDPRWDSQQQRRLIRNAVTLYRWHGTRRGLRYYLHLYTGLPLDEDLPEAEKHIAIEEVFSLGFVMGKAMLGEDAMLGGGRPFHFMVRLRPEAGQLIDERLVRGVIEREKPAFCSYDLEISVSTSDSE; encoded by the coding sequence ATGACTCCATCCAATTACCGCCCCTCCATCGCCTTAAAACTTGCCTCCATGCAGCCACCGGAAGCAAGCGAAGCTTCCGCATTAGCAAGTTTTTCTGCTAATAGCAAAGAACAACCAGTTGCCAATAACTTGCTTCTTCGTCCGGGAGAACCAGGTGAAATGTTGGTACAATTGGAAAACTTGAGCGCTCGTCCCCTGCGCTGGAAGTTGGAAATTGAAGGGGATTTTGCCAAAAGTTGGTGTAATTGGCATCAAGAAGAAGCAGAAGAAATAAATGCAAATGGCAAACTTGAAAAATCTCTGATATTTCAAGTACCAGAAAATTTCTTTGAAGATCGGTTAGCCTTGAGAGACGATCGCACTCGCTTGCAAATCAATTACGAAGCTCAAGTTAACGTTTACCTGGAAGAAGGAACCCAACAACAATTAATTGGATATCGAATTTTTAACCTTTGCATCCGTCCTGGCAGTTCTTACCTGAATTTTTTGCCAGCTATTTATCGAGAAATCGATTTTATGGAGAGATTTATCTCCATTTTCGAGCAAGCTTTCGACCCCAGCGTTCAAACAATAGACGTGCTTTGGGCATATTTAGACCCCTTGACAGCACCGGAAGCAATGCTACCTTTTATCGCACAATGGGTAGCTTGGCCGATCGATCCTCGTTGGGATTCCCAACAGCAACGCCGTCTGATTCGCAACGCCGTAACTCTTTATCGCTGGCATGGAACGCGCCGGGGATTGCGTTATTACCTCCATCTTTATACGGGATTGCCTTTAGATGAAGATTTACCAGAAGCTGAAAAACATATCGCTATAGAAGAAGTTTTTAGCCTTGGTTTTGTGATGGGAAAAGCAATGCTCGGTGAAGATGCTATGCTGGGAGGCGGTCGTCCGTTTCACTTTATGGTTCGCTTGCGTCCGGAGGCAGGTCAATTGATTGATGAACGATTGGTAAGAGGCGTCATAGAAAGAGAAAAGCCTGCTTTTTGTAGCTACGATTTAGAAATATCCGTTTCTACATCTGATTCAGAATAA